Proteins encoded by one window of Lates calcarifer isolate ASB-BC8 linkage group LG7_1, TLL_Latcal_v3, whole genome shotgun sequence:
- the LOC108895775 gene encoding adhesion G protein-coupled receptor F5 isoform X12 yields MALPKAVGYMIVLLAIYYSLENQGYRQSLGAFFEELMGTKASPIHTREKRQAASNSSDYVLQVVINISDLDRLRDVLSQLPLPLPINSTVQITTIKATTVCQSNTTGYQCRCEENFAWSYNNCISHGACDTISGDTCGCINALPADGQFCQLNTSLPVTTPPTPSPTSPNDPVDIDLVVDLRIPASSMLSNLNLFRDTLRNFSFPLTITPTVVLVDLNFTTVCYPNSTGGLWCQCEAQFAWSCDKCNTYGACNNTTSHTCDCINGLPSDGGFCEPITNVTLCPTPSPEITTTTPMMTTTTPMMTTTTPAMTTTTMPPPPSDPVDIDLVVDLRIPASSVLSNLNLFRDTLRNFSFPLTITPTVVLVDLNFTTVCYPNSTGGLWCQCEAQFAWSCDKCNTYGACSNTTSHTCDCINGLPSDGGFCEPITNVTLCPTPSPEITTTTPMMTTTTPMMTTTTPMMTTTTPAMTTTTMPPPPSDPVDIDLVVDLRIPASSVLSNLNLFRDTLRNFSFPLTITPTVVLVDFNFTTVCYPNSTGGLRCQCEAQFAWSCDKCNTYGACSNTTSHTCDCINGLPSDGGFCEPITNVTLCPTPSPEITTTTPMMTTTTPMMTTTTPAMTTTTMPPPPSEEDIDLVIDLRIPASSMLSNFNIFRDTLRNFSFPLTITPSLKLTGVNFTTGCSPNSTGGLRCECEEQFAWSCDKCNTYGACNNTTSHTCDCINGLPSDGGFCEPITSVTLCEPNPANITTPPPSTTATTPMPTTTTTPMPTTTTTPMPTNTTTPMTTNTTTPVTTTTPMPTTTTTPMPTNTTTPMTTTTPMPTTTTTPMPTITTTPMTTTTTTPMTTTPPPITTTVAPPTTAIEERRLSFTMERDFDPAYNQTSNEVYQDTNNAIQKQSKKYIKNLHSVTLSGFRRGSTIADYTVRAPAFQEGEIEALEIGVFEQMAEKYSMIYDSLVSLPFTQPFFGTSVTIPCGPAPSFLNFSGSFTAEWRHNDKLILKDSEYSFKQDKEKAYLTVSRFFSTNNGEYECRLKGKNTFRQKSNRVFTFKEPPVIRIEPVKKKVRCVVGKTVKLDCSVNSPYKVEFKDISAAGTGSTISYTYTIAVCGAEQKVMTFTCQGTNLTEVKGEITITLVSSTEAFDCDEEAFGVGKVGDEAEASCKPNEEGERIAVCQKNGKWDIVDDSCILKPIKELLNQSESLTPTSLPVFLGELSEVTVNLTKEVVESPNNINAIVAILSNVANTTSSLEISITKASMEDILITAGVLTIDGAKDSWDTLNTKDTERQTNSSVTRSSIPELESVSSSLLQSLEVVTSNLNNNSFEIVTPSILLNKTTFTDTFNADFNASVEIDIPEDDGITKAITVITFSSMDNVLPARDEANSSVNVINGRVILVQTSGTINNISFAFDVINDTLNNPQCVFWNFSLFDGLGGWDNEGCELITNVNETVTCNCNHLTSFSILMSPYALNIPALDYITYIGVGISMASLVICLIIEAVIWRKIRKNNTSYLRHVSIVNIAVSLLIANIWFIIGAAISDAEKKNQPACTAATFFIHFFYLALFFWMLASALLLLYRTVSVFDGGLSKNSMLAIGFSLGYGAPLLIAVITIAVTAPSEEYIRGTGVCWLNWYESKALLAFVIPALMIVLINLIILCVVIYKMLRRRAVGGAAQAAERHVLVVIARSLAVLTPFFGITWGLGVGTMTSPKNVGIHATFALFNSLQGFFILVFGTLLDKKVRSEITIKSQTSGTGTRSTSAGTSSSSGLGFFRNWRRGRDGYNMSSSESGASHSFTNT; encoded by the exons ATGGCATTACCAAAGGCAGTTGGATATATGATTGTTCTTCTGGCTATATACTACAGTCTGGAGAATCAGGGATACAGACAGTCTCTGGGTGCATTCTTTGAG GAATTGATGGGAACAAAAGCATCACCGATTCATAccagagaaaaaagacaag CTGCCTCAAATTCCTCCGATTATGTACTTCAAGTTGTTATAAACATCTCTGACCTGGACCGTCTCAGAGATGTTTTGAGCCAACTCCCTCTTCCTTTACCGATCAACAGCACTGTTCAGATTACCACCATCAAAGCCACAACAG TGTGTCAGTCAAATACGACTGGATAccagtgcagatgtgaggaGAACTTTGCTTGGTCATATAACAACTGCATTAGCCACGGGGCCTGTGATACCATCAGTGGTGACACATGTGGATGCATTAATGCCCTTCCAGCTGATGGCCAGTTCTGCCAGCTAAACACCAGTCTACCAG tgacaacTCCACCAACGCCATCACCTACATCTCCAAATG ATCCAGTGGACATTGATTTAGTCGTTGACTTGCGCATCCCAGCCTCCAGCATGTTATCAAATTTGAACCTATTTAGGGACACACTGAGAAATTTCAGCTTCCCTCTAACCATCACTCCAACTGTGGTACTAGTAGACTTAAATTTCACAACAG tgTGCTATCCAAACTCAACTGGAGGTCTGTGGTGTCAGTGTGAGGCGCAGTTTGCTTGGTCATGTGACAAGTGTAACACCTATGGTGCGTGCAATAACACCACCTCACACACCTGTGATTGCATCAATGGACTGCCTTCTGATGGAGGGTTCTGTGAACCAATCACAA ATGTCACACTGTGTCCAACCCCAAGTCCTG AGATTACAACAACTACACCAATGATGACGACAACTACACCAATGATGACGACAACTACACCAGCGATGACAACAACAACGATGCCACCACCACCAAGCG atCCAGTGGACATTGATTTAGTCGTTGACTTGCGCATCCCAGCCTCCAGCGTGTTATCAAATTTGAACCTATTTAGGGACACACTGAGAAATTTCAGCTTCCCTCTCACCATCACTCCAACTGTGGTACTAGTAGACTTAAATTTCACAACAG tgTGCTATCCAAACTCAACTGGAGGTCTGTGGTGTCAGTGTGAGGCGCAGTTTGCTTGGTCATGTGACAAGTGTAACACCTATGGTGCGTGCAGTAACACCACCTCACACACCTGTGATTGCATCAATGGACTGCCTTCTGATGGAGGGTTCTGTGAACCAATCACAA ATGTCACACTGTGTCCAACCCCAAGTCCTG AGATTACAACAACTACACCAATGATGACGACAACTACACCAATGATGACGACAACTACACCAATGATGACGACAACTACACCAGCGATGACAACAACAACGATGCCACCACCACCAAGCG ATCCAGTGGACATTGATTTAGTCGTTGACTTGCGCATCCCAGCCTCCAGCGTGTTATCAAATTTGAACCTATTTAGGGACACACTGAGAAATTTCAGCTTCCCCCTCACCATCACTCCAACTGTGGTACTAGTAGACTTTAATTTCACAACAG tgTGCTATCCAAACTCAACTGGAGGTCTGCGGTGTCAGTGTGAGGCGCAGTTTGCTTGGTCATGTGACAAGTGTAACACCTATGGTGCGTGCAGTAACACCACCTCACACACCTGTGATTGCATCAATGGACTGCCTTCTGATGGAGGGTTCTGTGAACCAATCACAA ATGTCACACTGTGTCCAACCCCAAGTCCTG AGATTACAACAACTACACCAATGATGACGACAACTACACCAATGATGACGACAACTACACCAGCGATGACAACAACAACGATGCCACCACCACCAAGCG AGGAGGACATCGATTTAGTCATTGACTTGCGCATCCCAGCCTCCAGCATGTTATCAAATTTTAACATATTTAGGGACACACTGAGAAATTTCAGCTTCCCCCTCACCATCACTCCATCTCTAAAATTAACAGGTGTAAATTTCACTACAG GGTGTTCTCCAAACTCAACTGGAGGTCTGCGGTGTGAGTGTGAGGAGCAGTTTGCTTGGTCATGTGACAAGTGTAACACCTATGGTGCGTGCAATAACACCACCTCACACACCTGTGATTGCATCAATGGACTGCCTTCTGATGGAGGGTTCTGTGAACCAATCACAA GTGTCACTCTGTGTGAACCAAATCCTG CGAATAtaacaacaccaccaccaagtACGACAGCGACAACGCCAATgccaacaactacaacaacaccaatgccaacaactacaacaacaccaatgccaacaaatacaacaacaccaatgacaacaaatacaacaacaccagtgacaacaacaacaccaatgccaacaactacaacaacaccaatgccaacaaatacaacaacaccaatgacaacaacaacgCCAATgccaacaactacaacaacaccaaTGCCAACAATTACAACAACACCAAtgacaacaactacaacaacaccaatgacaacaacaccaccaccaataacaacaacagtggCACCACCAACAACAGCAATCG aggagaggaggttgTCGTTTACCATGGAGAGAGACTTTGATCCTGCATACAATCAAACAAGCAATGAAGTTTATCAAGACACTAATAATGCT ATTCAAAAACAAAGTAAGAAGTACATCAAAAATCTGCATTCAGTAACGTTAAGTGGATTCAG GAGAGGAAGTACAATTGCTGATTATACTGTCAGGGCACCTGCTTTTCAAGAAGGAGAGATTGAAGCACTTGAAATTGGGGTATTTGAACAAATGGCTGAAAAGTATTCTATGATATATGACA GCCTTGTTTCCTTACCATTTACACAACCTTTTTTCGGAACAAGTGTGACTATTCCTTGTGGTCCCGCACCATCATTTCTCAATTTTAGTGGCAGCTTCACTGCAGAGTGGAGACATAATGACAAGTTGATACTTAAGGACAGTGAATACAGCtttaaacaagacaaagaaaaagcataTTTAACCGTGTCAAGGTTTTTCAGCACTAACAATG gaGAATATGAATGTAGGCTGAAAGGCAAAAACACTTTCAGACAGAAATCCAACAGAGTGTTCACCTTCAAAGAGCCACCCGTGATCCGAATAgaaccagtaaaaaaaaaagttcgCTGTGTGGTTGGAAAGACTGTGAAATTGGATTGCTCTGTCAACAGCCCCTACAAGGTTGAGTTTAAAGACATCTCTGCTGCAG GCACAGGGAGCACAATCAGCTATACATATACAATTGCTGTCTGTGGAGCTGAGCAGAAAGTGATGACGTTTACTTGTCAGGGGACAAACTTAACAGAAGTTAAAGgtgaaataacaataacactggTGTCATCCACTGAAG CTTTTGACTGTGATGAAGAAGCATTTGGTGTTGGAAAGGTTGGTGACGAGGCTGAAGCTTCCTGCAAACCAAACGAGGAGGGAGAAAGGATAgcagtttgtcagaaaaatgGCAAATGGGACATTGTAGACGACAGCTGCATCCTAAAACCAATTAAGGAGCTGCTTAACCAGTCTGAG TCCTTAACACCTACTTCACTGCCAGTTTTCTTGGGAGAACTCAGCGAAGTCACTGTCAACCTGACCAAGGAAGTGGTTGAATCTCCTAACAACATTAATGCCATTGTTGCTATACTCAGCAATGTAGCAAATACAACATCATCTTTAGAGATCTCAATAACTAAAGCTTCAATGGAG GATATCCTAATAACTGCAGGTGTCCTCACCATAGATGGGGCAAAGGATTCATGGGACACTCTAAACACCAaagatacagagagacagacaaacagctcaGTAACAAGAAGTAGCATCCCTGAACTTGAAAGTGTCAGCTCATCATTGTTGCAGTCTCTTGAGGTTGTCACAAGTAACCTTAACAATAACTCCTTTGAGATCGTGACACCTTCCATTCTCTTGAACAAAACtacattcacagacacattcaATGCTGACTTTAATGCTTCAGTGGAGATCGACATACCAGAAGATGATGGAATAACTAAAGCAATTACTGTGATAACGTTTTCCTCAATGGATAACGTACTCCCTGCAAGAGACGAAGCCAATTCATCCGTCAATGTCATCAATGGGAGAGTCATACTTGTTCAGACGAGTGGCACCATCAATAATATTTCCTTTGCATTCGATGTTATAAACGATACTCTGAATAAccctcagtgtgttttctggaACTTCAGCCTCTTCGATGGTCTGGGGGGATGGGACAATGAGGGCTGCGAGTTGATAACAAACGTAAATGAAACCGTCACCTGCAACTGCAACCATCTGACCTCATTCTCTATCCTTATGTCACCCTACGCACTAAATATCCCTGCGTTGGATTACATAACCTACATTGGAGTTGGCATATCCATGGCTTCCTTGGTTATATGCCTCATCATTGAAGCTGTCATatggagaaaaataagaaagaacAACACATCTTACTTGCGTCATGTTTCCATTGTTAACATTGCTGTATCTCTCCTGATTGCAAACATTTGGTTTATTATTGGGGCAGCCATCTCAGACgcagagaagaaaaaccaaCCAGCTTGCACTGCAGCCACGTTTTTTATCCATTTTTTCTATCTAGCCCTGTTTTTCTGGATGTTAGCCTCAGCTTTGCTGTTACTCTACCGCACAGTCAGTGTCTTCGATGGGGGTTTGTCTAAAAACTCTATGCTGGCTATTGGATTCTCTCTGGGCTATGGTGCACCTCTCCTCATTGCAGTCATAACAATAGCTGTGACTGCACCCAGTGAAGAGTACATCAGAGGAACTGGGGTCTGCTGGCTCAACTGGTACGAGTCCAAAGCTCTACTGGCATTTGTAATCCCTGCACTGATGATAGTGCTGATAAACCTGATCATCCTATGTGTAGTGATATACAAAATGTTGAGGCGAAGGGCAGTGGGAGGCGCTGCACAAGCAGCTGAAAGGCACGTTCTAGTAGTTATTGCTAGGAGTTTGGCTGTCCTCACACCATTTTTTGGAATAACTTGGGGCCTGGGAGTTGGAACTATGACCAGTCCAAAAAATGTAGGAATCCATGCTACATTTGCCCTCTTCAATTCACTGCAG GGTTTCTTCATATTGGTGTTTGGAACGCTCTTGGACAAAAAA GTGCGGTCAGAAATAACAATAAAGTCACAAACATCGGGAACTGGGACGAGG AGCACCAGCGCAGGAACATCATCGTCAAGTGGATTGGGTTTTTTCCGGAactggagaagaggaagag
- the LOC108895775 gene encoding adhesion G protein-coupled receptor F5 isoform X17: MALPKAVGYMIVLLAIYYSLENQGYRQSLGAFFEELMGTKASPIHTREKRQAASNSSDYVLQVVINISDLDRLRDVLSQLPLPLPINSTVQITTIKATTVCQSNTTGYQCRCEENFAWSYNNCISHGACDTISGDTCGCINALPADGQFCQLNTSLPVTTPPTPSPTSPNDPVDIDLVVDLRIPASSMLSNLNLFRDTLRNFSFPLTITPTVVLVDLNFTTVCYPNSTGGLWCQCEAQFAWSCDKCNTYGACNNTTSHTCDCINGLPSDGGFCEPITNVTLCPTPSPEITTTTPMMTTTTPMMTTTTPAMTTTTMPPPPSDPVDIDLVVDLRIPASSVLSNLNLFRDTLRNFSFPLTITPTVVLVDLNFTTVCYPNSTGGLRCQCEAQFAWSCDKCNTYGACSNTTSHTCDCINGLPSDGGFCEPITNVTLCPTPSPEITTTTPMMTTTTPMMTTTTPAMTTTTMPPPPSDPVDIDLVVDLRIPASSVLSNLNLFRDTLRNFSFPLTITPTVVLVDLNFTTVCYPNSTGGLWCQCEAQFAWSCDKCNTYGACSNTTSHTCDCINGLPSDGGFCEPITNVTLCPTPSPEITTTTPMMTTTTPMMTTTTPAMTTTTMPPPPSEEDIDLVIDLRIPASSMLSNFNIFRDTLRNFSFPLTITPSLKLTGVNFTTGCSPNSTGGLRCECEEQFAWSCDKCNTYGACNNTTSHTCDCINGLPSDGGFCEPITSVTLCEPNPANITTPPPSTTATTPMPTTTTTPMPTTTTTPMPTNTTTPMTTNTTTPVTTTTPMPTTTTTPMPTNTTTPMTTTTPMPTTTTTPMPTITTTPMTTTTTTPMTTTPPPITTTVAPPTTAIEERRLSFTMERDFDPAYNQTSNEVYQDTNNAIQKQSKKYIKNLHSVTLSGFRRGSTIADYTVRAPAFQEGEIEALEIGVFEQMAEKYSMIYDSLVSLPFTQPFFGTSVTIPCGPAPSFLNFSGSFTAEWRHNDKLILKDSEYSFKQDKEKAYLTVSRFFSTNNGEYECRLKGKNTFRQKSNRVFTFKEPPVIRIEPVKKKVRCVVGKTVKLDCSVNSPYKVEFKDISAAGTGSTISYTYTIAVCGAEQKVMTFTCQGTNLTEVKGEITITLVSSTEAFDCDEEAFGVGKVGDEAEASCKPNEEGERIAVCQKNGKWDIVDDSCILKPIKELLNQSESLTPTSLPVFLGELSEVTVNLTKEVVESPNNINAIVAILSNVANTTSSLEISITKASMEDILITAGVLTIDGAKDSWDTLNTKDTERQTNSSVTRSSIPELESVSSSLLQSLEVVTSNLNNNSFEIVTPSILLNKTTFTDTFNADFNASVEIDIPEDDGITKAITVITFSSMDNVLPARDEANSSVNVINGRVILVQTSGTINNISFAFDVINDTLNNPQCVFWNFSLFDGLGGWDNEGCELITNVNETVTCNCNHLTSFSILMSPYALNIPALDYITYIGVGISMASLVICLIIEAVIWRKIRKNNTSYLRHVSIVNIAVSLLIANIWFIIGAAISDAEKKNQPACTAATFFIHFFYLALFFWMLASALLLLYRTVSVFDGGLSKNSMLAIGFSLGYGAPLLIAVITIAVTAPSEEYIRGTGVCWLNWYESKALLAFVIPALMIVLINLIILCVVIYKMLRRRAVGGAAQAAERHVLVVIARSLAVLTPFFGITWGLGVGTMTSPKNVGIHATFALFNSLQGFFILVFGTLLDKKVRSEITIKSQTSGTGTRSTSAGTSSSSGLGFFRNWRRGRDGYNMSSSESGASHSFTNT; encoded by the exons ATGGCATTACCAAAGGCAGTTGGATATATGATTGTTCTTCTGGCTATATACTACAGTCTGGAGAATCAGGGATACAGACAGTCTCTGGGTGCATTCTTTGAG GAATTGATGGGAACAAAAGCATCACCGATTCATAccagagaaaaaagacaag CTGCCTCAAATTCCTCCGATTATGTACTTCAAGTTGTTATAAACATCTCTGACCTGGACCGTCTCAGAGATGTTTTGAGCCAACTCCCTCTTCCTTTACCGATCAACAGCACTGTTCAGATTACCACCATCAAAGCCACAACAG TGTGTCAGTCAAATACGACTGGATAccagtgcagatgtgaggaGAACTTTGCTTGGTCATATAACAACTGCATTAGCCACGGGGCCTGTGATACCATCAGTGGTGACACATGTGGATGCATTAATGCCCTTCCAGCTGATGGCCAGTTCTGCCAGCTAAACACCAGTCTACCAG tgacaacTCCACCAACGCCATCACCTACATCTCCAAATG ATCCAGTGGACATTGATTTAGTCGTTGACTTGCGCATCCCAGCCTCCAGCATGTTATCAAATTTGAACCTATTTAGGGACACACTGAGAAATTTCAGCTTCCCTCTAACCATCACTCCAACTGTGGTACTAGTAGACTTAAATTTCACAACAG tgTGCTATCCAAACTCAACTGGAGGTCTGTGGTGTCAGTGTGAGGCGCAGTTTGCTTGGTCATGTGACAAGTGTAACACCTATGGTGCGTGCAATAACACCACCTCACACACCTGTGATTGCATCAATGGACTGCCTTCTGATGGAGGGTTCTGTGAACCAATCACAA ATGTCACACTGTGTCCAACCCCAAGTCCTG AGATTACAACAACTACACCAATGATGACGACAACTACACCAATGATGACGACAACTACACCAGCGATGACAACAACAACGATGCCACCACCACCAAGCG ATCCAGTGGACATTGATTTAGTCGTTGACTTGCGCATCCCAGCCTCCAGCGTGTTATCAAATTTGAACCTATTTAGGGACACACTGAGAAATTTCAGCTTCCCTCTCACCATCACTCCAACTGTGGTACTAGTAGACTTAAATTTCACAACAG tgTGCTATCCAAACTCAACTGGAGGTCTGCGGTGTCAGTGTGAGGCGCAGTTTGCTTGGTCATGTGACAAGTGTAACACCTATGGTGCGTGCAGTAACACCACCTCACACACCTGTGATTGCATCAATGGACTGCCTTCTGATGGAGGGTTCTGTGAACCAATCACAA ATGTCACACTGTGTCCAACCCCAAGTCCTG AGATTACAACAACTACACCAATGATGACGACAACTACACCAATGATGACGACAACTACACCAGCGATGACAACAACAACGATGCCACCACCACCAAGCG atCCAGTGGACATTGATTTAGTCGTTGACTTGCGCATCCCAGCCTCCAGCGTGTTATCAAATTTGAACCTATTTAGGGACACACTGAGAAATTTCAGCTTCCCTCTCACCATCACTCCAACTGTGGTACTAGTAGACTTAAATTTCACAACAG tgTGCTATCCAAACTCAACTGGAGGTCTGTGGTGTCAGTGTGAGGCGCAGTTTGCTTGGTCATGTGACAAGTGTAACACCTATGGTGCGTGCAGTAACACCACCTCACACACCTGTGATTGCATCAATGGACTGCCTTCTGATGGAGGGTTCTGTGAACCAATCACAA ATGTCACACTGTGTCCAACCCCAAGTCCTG AGATTACAACAACTACACCAATGATGACGACAACTACACCAATGATGACGACAACTACACCAGCGATGACAACAACAACGATGCCACCACCACCAAGCG AGGAGGACATCGATTTAGTCATTGACTTGCGCATCCCAGCCTCCAGCATGTTATCAAATTTTAACATATTTAGGGACACACTGAGAAATTTCAGCTTCCCCCTCACCATCACTCCATCTCTAAAATTAACAGGTGTAAATTTCACTACAG GGTGTTCTCCAAACTCAACTGGAGGTCTGCGGTGTGAGTGTGAGGAGCAGTTTGCTTGGTCATGTGACAAGTGTAACACCTATGGTGCGTGCAATAACACCACCTCACACACCTGTGATTGCATCAATGGACTGCCTTCTGATGGAGGGTTCTGTGAACCAATCACAA GTGTCACTCTGTGTGAACCAAATCCTG CGAATAtaacaacaccaccaccaagtACGACAGCGACAACGCCAATgccaacaactacaacaacaccaatgccaacaactacaacaacaccaatgccaacaaatacaacaacaccaatgacaacaaatacaacaacaccagtgacaacaacaacaccaatgccaacaactacaacaacaccaatgccaacaaatacaacaacaccaatgacaacaacaacgCCAATgccaacaactacaacaacaccaaTGCCAACAATTACAACAACACCAAtgacaacaactacaacaacaccaatgacaacaacaccaccaccaataacaacaacagtggCACCACCAACAACAGCAATCG aggagaggaggttgTCGTTTACCATGGAGAGAGACTTTGATCCTGCATACAATCAAACAAGCAATGAAGTTTATCAAGACACTAATAATGCT ATTCAAAAACAAAGTAAGAAGTACATCAAAAATCTGCATTCAGTAACGTTAAGTGGATTCAG GAGAGGAAGTACAATTGCTGATTATACTGTCAGGGCACCTGCTTTTCAAGAAGGAGAGATTGAAGCACTTGAAATTGGGGTATTTGAACAAATGGCTGAAAAGTATTCTATGATATATGACA GCCTTGTTTCCTTACCATTTACACAACCTTTTTTCGGAACAAGTGTGACTATTCCTTGTGGTCCCGCACCATCATTTCTCAATTTTAGTGGCAGCTTCACTGCAGAGTGGAGACATAATGACAAGTTGATACTTAAGGACAGTGAATACAGCtttaaacaagacaaagaaaaagcataTTTAACCGTGTCAAGGTTTTTCAGCACTAACAATG gaGAATATGAATGTAGGCTGAAAGGCAAAAACACTTTCAGACAGAAATCCAACAGAGTGTTCACCTTCAAAGAGCCACCCGTGATCCGAATAgaaccagtaaaaaaaaaagttcgCTGTGTGGTTGGAAAGACTGTGAAATTGGATTGCTCTGTCAACAGCCCCTACAAGGTTGAGTTTAAAGACATCTCTGCTGCAG GCACAGGGAGCACAATCAGCTATACATATACAATTGCTGTCTGTGGAGCTGAGCAGAAAGTGATGACGTTTACTTGTCAGGGGACAAACTTAACAGAAGTTAAAGgtgaaataacaataacactggTGTCATCCACTGAAG CTTTTGACTGTGATGAAGAAGCATTTGGTGTTGGAAAGGTTGGTGACGAGGCTGAAGCTTCCTGCAAACCAAACGAGGAGGGAGAAAGGATAgcagtttgtcagaaaaatgGCAAATGGGACATTGTAGACGACAGCTGCATCCTAAAACCAATTAAGGAGCTGCTTAACCAGTCTGAG TCCTTAACACCTACTTCACTGCCAGTTTTCTTGGGAGAACTCAGCGAAGTCACTGTCAACCTGACCAAGGAAGTGGTTGAATCTCCTAACAACATTAATGCCATTGTTGCTATACTCAGCAATGTAGCAAATACAACATCATCTTTAGAGATCTCAATAACTAAAGCTTCAATGGAG GATATCCTAATAACTGCAGGTGTCCTCACCATAGATGGGGCAAAGGATTCATGGGACACTCTAAACACCAaagatacagagagacagacaaacagctcaGTAACAAGAAGTAGCATCCCTGAACTTGAAAGTGTCAGCTCATCATTGTTGCAGTCTCTTGAGGTTGTCACAAGTAACCTTAACAATAACTCCTTTGAGATCGTGACACCTTCCATTCTCTTGAACAAAACtacattcacagacacattcaATGCTGACTTTAATGCTTCAGTGGAGATCGACATACCAGAAGATGATGGAATAACTAAAGCAATTACTGTGATAACGTTTTCCTCAATGGATAACGTACTCCCTGCAAGAGACGAAGCCAATTCATCCGTCAATGTCATCAATGGGAGAGTCATACTTGTTCAGACGAGTGGCACCATCAATAATATTTCCTTTGCATTCGATGTTATAAACGATACTCTGAATAAccctcagtgtgttttctggaACTTCAGCCTCTTCGATGGTCTGGGGGGATGGGACAATGAGGGCTGCGAGTTGATAACAAACGTAAATGAAACCGTCACCTGCAACTGCAACCATCTGACCTCATTCTCTATCCTTATGTCACCCTACGCACTAAATATCCCTGCGTTGGATTACATAACCTACATTGGAGTTGGCATATCCATGGCTTCCTTGGTTATATGCCTCATCATTGAAGCTGTCATatggagaaaaataagaaagaacAACACATCTTACTTGCGTCATGTTTCCATTGTTAACATTGCTGTATCTCTCCTGATTGCAAACATTTGGTTTATTATTGGGGCAGCCATCTCAGACgcagagaagaaaaaccaaCCAGCTTGCACTGCAGCCACGTTTTTTATCCATTTTTTCTATCTAGCCCTGTTTTTCTGGATGTTAGCCTCAGCTTTGCTGTTACTCTACCGCACAGTCAGTGTCTTCGATGGGGGTTTGTCTAAAAACTCTATGCTGGCTATTGGATTCTCTCTGGGCTATGGTGCACCTCTCCTCATTGCAGTCATAACAATAGCTGTGACTGCACCCAGTGAAGAGTACATCAGAGGAACTGGGGTCTGCTGGCTCAACTGGTACGAGTCCAAAGCTCTACTGGCATTTGTAATCCCTGCACTGATGATAGTGCTGATAAACCTGATCATCCTATGTGTAGTGATATACAAAATGTTGAGGCGAAGGGCAGTGGGAGGCGCTGCACAAGCAGCTGAAAGGCACGTTCTAGTAGTTATTGCTAGGAGTTTGGCTGTCCTCACACCATTTTTTGGAATAACTTGGGGCCTGGGAGTTGGAACTATGACCAGTCCAAAAAATGTAGGAATCCATGCTACATTTGCCCTCTTCAATTCACTGCAG GGTTTCTTCATATTGGTGTTTGGAACGCTCTTGGACAAAAAA GTGCGGTCAGAAATAACAATAAAGTCACAAACATCGGGAACTGGGACGAGG AGCACCAGCGCAGGAACATCATCGTCAAGTGGATTGGGTTTTTTCCGGAactggagaagaggaagag